TTCTGTTTACTGCTTCTTCCGGCGGTTACTCCTCCTCTGCAACAGAGGCCGGTTCCTTCAGCCACTGGTCGAACCAGCGGAAGAACTCGCGCTGGAACAGGATGCCGTTCTGTGGCTTACCGATCCAGTGGTTCTCATCGGGGAAGATGAGCATCCGCGACGGGATAGCGCGCAGCTGGGCAGCGTTGAACGCCATCATGCCCTGCGATGCCAGGATGCGGTAGTCCTTCTCGCCATGGGTGATCATGATGGGGGTGTCCCACCGGTCTACAAAGCGATGGGGGGAGTTCTCATAAGTGCGCTGTGCCGTGGCATTGCCCTTGTCCCAGTAGGGGCCGCCCATATCCCAGTTGGCGAACCACATCTCCTCGGTCTCGAGGTACTGTGCCTCCAGGTTGAAGATGCCGGCGTGCGACAGGAAGGCTTTGAAGCGCTTGTCGTGGTTGCCCGCCAGCCAGTAGACGGAGAAGCCGCCGTAGCTGGCTCCCGTGCATCCGAGGCGTGTCTCATCGACATAGGGCTCCTTCGCCA
Above is a genomic segment from Dehalobacter sp. containing:
- a CDS encoding S9 family peptidase; this translates as VYPPDFDPAKKYPALLYCQGGPQSMVSQFWSYRWNLQMMAANGYIVVAPNRRGLPGFGQEWLEQISGDYGGQNMKDYLSAIDALAKEPYVDETRLGCTGASYGGFSVYWLAGNHDKRFKAFLSHAGIFNLEAQYLETEEMWFANWDMGGPYWDKGNATAQRTYENSPHRFVDRWDTPIMITHGEKDYRILASQGMMAFNAAQLRAIPSRMLIFPDENHWIGKPQNGILFQREFFRWFDQWLKEPASVAEEE